The nucleotide sequence GGAGGGGACCCGCGGCCACGTGCGGATCACGGACGCTCGTCTCGGTCCCGGGGAACGTTGATAGCCTCGGGCGACGTATGGTGACCGATGTCCGTGCCCTCTCGGGGAGTGTCGCCCGTGGTGGGCGTCGCCCTCATGGTGGCGCTTGTCGTTTTGCTGGCGCTGGTCTTCGCGACGCTCGCGTTCGGGATCGACATGCCGAGCGACCCCCACCCACAGTACAGCTACCGGACCGCGTACGTCGCCGACGGCGAGGGGAACACGAACGACCGCCCGTTCGTGAACCTCACCCTCTCGGGTGGCCGTATCGAGGTCGGCGAGGACTTCTACATCGTCGACAGCGACGGCAACGAGGTCCGATGGGACGCCGTCTGGACCACGTCGGGGCCGCTGACAGCCGGCGACCACGCCCACATCGACGGCTACGGGAGCGACGACGCGCTCAACCGCGCCTGCGAGGGTGAGGTGTACCGCTTCGTCCACCGTCCCAACGCCGAGGAGAGCGCCGTCCTGGCCACGATCCGGATCGAGCGGCAGGCGGTCGGGTCCGCCGCCGACCACTGCTGACGGCCGGGAGTCAGTCCCCGTCCGCGCCGTTCGTCATCGTCGAGTGCGCGCCGATGAGCGCGTCGGCCAGGTCCAGGTTCTCGACCCGGGTCTCCTCGTCGATGATCGACCCGCGGACGTCGGCGTTGCGGATGGTCGCGTCGGGGAAGACGACGGTGCGTTCGAGCGTCGAGTCGACGACTTCCGCCCCCGCCATCACGTGGACGTCGCCGCGGAGCCGGGAGTCCTCGACGGACGCCGTCGGGTGGACGCGGTCGTCGCCGTCGAGGTGCCAGGCGACCGCGTCGAGGTAGCTCTCGGGGGTGCCGATGTCGAACCACGCGCCGTCGAAGGTGAAGGCGTGGACCGCCTGTCGGGCCTGCATCCACTGGATGAACCAGCCCGGTTCGTCGGGGTTCTCCCCTGCGTCCAGGTACTCCTCGAACAGCGGGAGGTCGTCGGCGGGGAAGGCATAGCAGGCGATGGAGACGAGCGTGCTCTTGGGGTCGTCGGGTTTCTCCTGGAAGTCGACGACGCGGTCGCCGTCGAGGTCGACCAACCCGTACGATCGAGCCCGTTCCTTCGATCCCACGTCGTAGGCCGCGAGTGCGGGCGTCTCCTTGGCCTCGAAGAAGTCGACGAACGCCGCGATATCGAAACTGATGAGATTGTCGCCGGCGACGACGATCAGGTCCTCCTCGACGCCCTCGCGGTCGATGAGTTGGGCGAGCGCGCCCACGACGCCGAACTTCTCGTCCTCGGCCGTCGTCTCCTCGACGGAGAGTGTCGGTTTCTCGAACTCGCTGTCGGCCAAGTAGGATTCGAAGTCGGCGGCGAAGCGCTCGTTGGTGCTGACGAACACCTCGGAGATGCGGTCGTCCGCCTCGAGGTCCGCAAAGACGGTGTCGATGACCGTCGACTCACCGACGGGCAGGAACATCTTCGGCCGATGCTTGGTGATCGGCCAGAGCCGCGTCGCGTAGCCGCCCGCCAGGACGATGGCCTTCATACGGGGTTCGACTGACTACAGTGGCAAGTTTGTTTTGTATCGTGGCGCCACGTCGCGGAAAGGGCTTTGCCGACCACGCGCGAACGGGGCGTATGGAGTCGACGACCCGCGAACGCATCGCGGCCGACCTCCGGGACGGGGCTGCGACGGCGAGCGACCTCTCGGCCCGCCACGGCACCGCCCGGTCGACCGTCTACGACCACCTGCGACACGTCTCCCGGTCGCTCCCCGACGACGAGCGGTTGCTCGTCTCCCCGCCGACCTGCCGGGACTGTGGCTTCGACGGCTTCGACGACCGGATCAACCACCCCTCGAACTGCCCGGAGTGCCGCAGCGAGAGCGTCGACGAACCCGCCTTCCGGATCGACCGTAGCGGTTGACCCCCCCTTCGCACGGCCGATCGCACGCGGTCCC is from Haloplanus salinarum and encodes:
- a CDS encoding sugar phosphate nucleotidyltransferase, with product MKAIVLAGGYATRLWPITKHRPKMFLPVGESTVIDTVFADLEADDRISEVFVSTNERFAADFESYLADSEFEKPTLSVEETTAEDEKFGVVGALAQLIDREGVEEDLIVVAGDNLISFDIAAFVDFFEAKETPALAAYDVGSKERARSYGLVDLDGDRVVDFQEKPDDPKSTLVSIACYAFPADDLPLFEEYLDAGENPDEPGWFIQWMQARQAVHAFTFDGAWFDIGTPESYLDAVAWHLDGDDRVHPTASVEDSRLRGDVHVMAGAEVVDSTLERTVVFPDATIRNADVRGSIIDEETRVENLDLADALIGAHSTMTNGADGD
- a CDS encoding transcriptional regulator, yielding MESTTRERIAADLRDGAATASDLSARHGTARSTVYDHLRHVSRSLPDDERLLVSPPTCRDCGFDGFDDRINHPSNCPECRSESVDEPAFRIDRSG
- a CDS encoding type IV pilin, encoding MSVPSRGVSPVVGVALMVALVVLLALVFATLAFGIDMPSDPHPQYSYRTAYVADGEGNTNDRPFVNLTLSGGRIEVGEDFYIVDSDGNEVRWDAVWTTSGPLTAGDHAHIDGYGSDDALNRACEGEVYRFVHRPNAEESAVLATIRIERQAVGSAADHC